The genomic window CTGCCTAGATCTGGACAGTGAAGCCATTCCTATCCCAGAAAATTTAAGCCTGATCATCATTGATGCCCATATAGAGAAACAGCGTTTAGCCGCCATTAGCCAGCAGCGCCGGGATGAATGCGCGAAGGCCGCCGAGCATTTTGGCTTAGACGCACTGCGCCACCTCAATTTACGCCAACTAGAAAGTGCGAAAGGACAATTGGATGACACCCTGTATCGCAGAGCGAAACACGTAGTCACAGAGAATCAACGCACCCAGAGTGCGGCCCGGGCACTAGAACAAAATAATATCTCAAAATTCAGCTATTTAATGGCGCTGTCCCATGCTTCCTTGCGGGATGATTTTGAGGTGACACTGCCAGAATTTGATACTTTAGTCGATATTGTCAGCCAAGTGATTGGCGAGCGCGGCGGTATCCGTATGACAGATGGTTGCGTGGTGGCATTAGTTGACCATGAATTGACGGATGCTGTGGTCGCGGCGGTAGAACATGATTTTCTCGATAAAACGGGAATAGATGCAACGGTTTATCTCTGCTCAGCCAGTGCTGGGGCCGGCCGTATCGACAATTGAGTCACTCGACCTAAGTACGTCCAGCCACAACCTAAACCTCCCCCAATACCATACGAATTCAGCTTGGGTTCCTATGGTATTAATTATTTTTAAAAGGCAAAATCAAACAGTTACTCTGACATATTCAATATAGAGGGAAGCTAAATGGTACATTTCAGCGTATTAGAGCCTTGGACAGATCCCCGCGGTGGCGATATCGAGCGGGTAAGGATCGACAATGGCATACTCGCATTAGAAATCATCAGCTTAGGCGGTATTATCCGCTCCCTATGGGCCCCAGATAAACACGGCGAACGTGGCAACATAGTGTTAGGTTGCGATAGCGCCGAAGATTACCTCACCCAAAACGCCCATTTAGGCGCCATCGCCGGACGTTTTGCCAACCGCATCGCTAACGGCAAAATGCATTATCAAGGGCAAGATTATCAATTAGATATCAACCAAGCGACTAACTGCCTCCACGGTGGGCGTGAAGGTTTTAATCGTAAGAACTGGCACCTTGGCCCCTTACCCGATGGGGTACGCCTGACCTTAAAGAGCCCAGATGGCGATATGGGGTTTCCAGGAAATTGCACAGTGCAATTAGATTATCGCTTAGCGGCGAATAATCTTTTTGTGGAAATCTTAGCTTCTGTGGATAAAGCCTGCCCTGTCAGCCTAACCCAGCACAGCTATTTCAATCTCGATGGCTCAAACACTAACCATGATCATCGAGTGCAACTCGATGCCAGGCGTTATCTCACCATGGATGCAGTGGGTGTGCCGACGGGGATTGCCGATACTGCGGGATCAATTTTCGATTTGAGTCAGCCGATACGTTTAGGCGACAAACTGCATGCCGCTGAATTGGCGAGCACCCGCGGTTATGATCACTGTTATCTTATGGATAATGCCGACGGTTCACTCGCCCGTGTGGGCTGTTTAAGCAGTTCTATGAGTGGCCGCGCTATGACCCTATTTACCAACCAGCCTAGCGTACAACTCTACTGCGCTAACTTTTTAGAAGGAACTCAGGGGCGCAATCAGCAGGTATTACAACAACACCATGGCGTCTGTTTAGAGCCGCAAATGCTGCCCGACTCACCTAATCAAACCGAGTTATTTGGCGACGCAGTGTGGCTAGTTCCGGGTAAGGTTTACCACCATATTAGCCGCTATCAATTTGATATAGATGCCTAAATCATTGAGCCTAATTCTGCTATCTCATCCGATAAAGTGATCGAGCGTGTGGGATAATGACTTAATATATATGGGTAAAGAATGGGGATGAGGGTTTAGGGAAGGTAGCGATAAGGAATAAAATAAGCACTATTTTATCCCTTACACTCACAGAGTCAGCCCTTAGGCTGGCTTTGTGTTAATCATCAAAATCATCGCCCCAATCTTCATCAAAATCCGCGCCAATAGCATCGGTTTCAATTTCAGGCTCAACTTCAGGTTTGGCCTTACGCACAGGTCCAGTTTCCTTGACGTTGTTCAGGTCGATTCGAGCTTGATGCTTACTCATGAATTGAGCTCTAGCCGCCTTCCATGCACCACCAAACTTAGCCTCAGCAGCTTTTAACGCAGCCTCATCTAAGTCATATAGGTTCACTTTGACTATGTCTTCCACATACTCAACAATGGCATCTCGCTCTGTATTGTATAGGTAGATTCGTCCAGGGGAGGCGTCTGGCAACTGGTTGTCATGCACGACAATCGCGTTGCCTTTCGATGTTCTCAGCTCACCATACCAAACCTGTTTCTTTGCTGTGTTATACATATATGCCAATACCCTTAAATCAACACATACACTATGAGTTTTTTAGTCTGAATAAGCGAAGCGTCGCTTGCTTTGATCCACGAATAGCGCCGGAAAGTCTCTGACGTTTTCAACTGGGTATTTTTACAGAATATTTCCGATAATCAATGCCTCATACCATGAAATTTTCACTTATTACGCATTAATTTCGACCAAAGTCCCTAAAAAGTTTGGTCACTAACGACTTTAGTCTAAAAAACCATCGCAGCAAGTTTTTATTCGCCCCCTATTACTCACCGAAGATACTAACCAACGATACTCACCGAAGATAATCAAACCTAAGGTGAATTCATCTGCTCACTCGGCCAATGTGAGGACGACCTTTCCCCGGTGCGCTCCCGACTCCATTAATGCATGGGCCTTAGGCGCCTCACTGAGTGGGAAAGTCGCAAAGATATTGGGCACAATTTGATGGCTATCGAGCAGCGGCCACACGCGCTCACGTAACTCTTTAGCAATCTCGGCCTTGGCTTCAACGCTCTGCGGTCTTAGGGTTGACCCAGTCCAGACAATACGCTTCGCCATCAGACGAAAAAGTTCGATCTCGGCCTTAGGGCCACGTTGCATGGCGACAGAGACCATGCGGCCATCCATTGCAAGTGCCTGTAAATTGAGGTTGATAAAATCGCCGCCCGCGATATCAAACACCACATTGACCCCTTTATTTTGGGTAAATGCCATCACGGCTTCGACAAAGTTATCAGTGCGATAATTGATCACCTCTTGGGCGCCAAGGCTCAAACAATATTCACGCTTCTCTTCCAGCCCTGTAGTGGCAATCACCCTTGAACCTAAGGCGCTGGCGAGCTGAATCGCCGTGCTGCCGATACCGCCCGAGCCGCCGTGGATCAACACAGTCTCGCCCGCTTTCAGCCCCGCACGCATAAACAGGTTGCCCCATACGGTGAAGAAGGTTTCCGGCAGCGCGGCCGCCTGCACATAGCTAAAGCCCGTTGGAATAGGCAAACAATGGGCCGCATAGGTCAGTGCATACTCGCCATAACCACCGCCCGGCACTAAGGCGCATAACTTATCGCCGATTTGCCATTGGCCCACGCCGTCACCCAGAGCACAAATATCCCCGGCGACCTCAAGCCCAATAATGGGTGATGCGCCCGGCGGTGGTGGATAAGCACCAACCCTTTGTTTGATATCCGGGCCATTCACACCCGCGGCATGCACACGGATCAACACTTGCCCCGCCGCAGGCACAGGCAAAGGCGAGCGCGATAGCCGCATCACCTCGGGGGCGCCGGGCTGCTCAACTTGGATATGGGTGTACTCACTGGGTAAGGCTGATATAGGTAAAGCTGACATAGATAGCTCCTAAAATTTGGTTCCCGCTCCCATCCTAGCTATCTCAATGGGCAATATCCCTAAGAGTAGCCAGTTTTATTCTGCCATTATAAAGGAGCGAGTGCTTGTACTCTTTCCTTCGCCTTGGCCTCATAGTCATTTGAGAAACGCGCTGCCATTTCAATGCTTTGTTGATAAAGTGCTAGGGCACGTTTAGGATCTGCGTTTCCGCCCTCGCCTTTATCTAACAGCGTGGCGAGCTGGAAGTAAGCAACGCCGAGAATATCCGCCTGCAAGCCTTGTTTGGCACCCAAGGTTGTCACTTTTTCTAACCAGAATCGCGCGTTAACCGTATCTCTATAGGGTTCCAATAGCAGGATATTGGCAAGTTCGGCTGCGGCGTAGAGATCCCGCTCG from Shewanella putrefaciens includes these protein-coding regions:
- the galK gene encoding galactokinase; translation: MSNPAQRATKLFVQTFGTKADDLYQAPGRVNLIGEYTDYNDGFVLPAAINFHTVIAVKRREDTKFRAVADAFPGQIKEWTFGKETDMNPEDGWVNYLKGLTAAMAHTGLLAKGLDLAVVGDVPLAAGLSSSGALVVAFGTAISDSSQLHLSPMAVAQLAQRGEHRYVASACSIMDHMISAMGEQDHALLIDCLDLDSEAIPIPENLSLIIIDAHIEKQRLAAISQQRRDECAKAAEHFGLDALRHLNLRQLESAKGQLDDTLYRRAKHVVTENQRTQSAARALEQNNISKFSYLMALSHASLRDDFEVTLPEFDTLVDIVSQVIGERGGIRMTDGCVVALVDHELTDAVVAAVEHDFLDKTGIDATVYLCSASAGAGRIDN
- a CDS encoding aldose epimerase family protein — encoded protein: MVHFSVLEPWTDPRGGDIERVRIDNGILALEIISLGGIIRSLWAPDKHGERGNIVLGCDSAEDYLTQNAHLGAIAGRFANRIANGKMHYQGQDYQLDINQATNCLHGGREGFNRKNWHLGPLPDGVRLTLKSPDGDMGFPGNCTVQLDYRLAANNLFVEILASVDKACPVSLTQHSYFNLDGSNTNHDHRVQLDARRYLTMDAVGVPTGIADTAGSIFDLSQPIRLGDKLHAAELASTRGYDHCYLMDNADGSLARVGCLSSSMSGRAMTLFTNQPSVQLYCANFLEGTQGRNQQVLQQHHGVCLEPQMLPDSPNQTELFGDAVWLVPGKVYHHISRYQFDIDA
- a CDS encoding NAD(P)H-quinone oxidoreductase translates to MSALPSEYTHIQVEQPGAPEVMRLSRSPLPVPAAGQVLIRVHAAGVNGPDIKQRVGAYPPPPGASPIIGLEVAGDICALGDGVGQWQIGDKLCALVPGGGYGEYALTYAAHCLPIPTGFSYVQAAALPETFFTVWGNLFMRAGLKAGETVLIHGGSGGIGSTAIQLASALGSRVIATTGLEEKREYCLSLGAQEVINYRTDNFVEAVMAFTQNKGVNVVFDIAGGDFINLNLQALAMDGRMVSVAMQRGPKAEIELFRLMAKRIVWTGSTLRPQSVEAKAEIAKELRERVWPLLDSHQIVPNIFATFPLSEAPKAHALMESGAHRGKVVLTLAE